A window of Liolophura sinensis isolate JHLJ2023 chromosome 4, CUHK_Ljap_v2, whole genome shotgun sequence genomic DNA:
ATACAATCCGTATTTTCAATACACCCGAAGCATCGCGTGTGCACACTGcaattttgaagagagaaaaggCAACACTTACCaagttttctgcatataactagtcTGAAATTGATTAAAACTTGAAGGAGCGATAGAAGAGACCCATCCCTTCTCAGGGATAAAAGTacacctcaacatttaatttaattgaactacctAGGCTTCAGTTAGTGTACTGCAATATATAGGGCATAAGGTTTATAGTTCTGGCTTGACACAGTCATATTATTGTGCAGGTGACCACCTGCCAACATGACGAATAGGTTTCGTTTTAACATGGGGCAATGGTCTTTTGAGGCAGGCAAAGGAGGAGTGCTTAGTGTGCAGATTTGTGTTGGTTGTACTTCACAGGAGACACGAGAAAAGTGACTGAGGTGCAAGTTGGCAGAACTCTGGAACTACTCCAAGAAAATCAAGTAGAATGTTGTGTAGCTCTACCCGTTTCTGTTTCTGAAAAAGTTTCCCagcatgtgacatacaaatgcaGTATGTATTGGTGGGAGATCCCTGGTCGTCAACAAGTGTTACACAGCGCAAAGTACAGCGCAAACATTGTCGTCAATGCCTCACAACCTTATGCATTGTGAAAATCTACAGATTTGCTGTCCTAGGGTGATTTTGAATCTGCACCTTATGCTTTTTAGTAATTGAAACGCAAGTCATTCAAACCACTAGACCACCCCACTCCCACATATGTGCTGTGTTTTAGCcagttataaatgtttattgtttatttttcagaaCTGGTGGACAAATGTATAGGACACAGAATTCATATCATCATGAAAAATGACAAAGAAATTGTTGGAACGCTTTTGGGCTTTGATGATTTTGTCAGTATCCTTTTGATTTAAAGCATTTGGTAATACATAGATTTTACAACATTATTGTTTTctgctttgtgtgtgtgtgtgtgtgttttttttttcttattgttaATCCACACcaatttacttcattgttttgtgggcagaacaaatatttttctaatgTCTTCAGAGGATATAAAAATAAAGCTTAAAATAgttctaatttgtgggaaatatgGACTGTCTTAGCAATTCTTTCCCTGTTAAAGATGTATTCATTTGATGagaaagctttgaaaaacaggaaaatcatgaaaatatccagaatggacaaaataaaaaggtggaatttctgttttatttcttattcaACTTCTTGCAATTTTTTTGTGTCGGTTcatctgtaaaatacaaaaataaaattgatgttgTCTAAACGGCTATAtgaatttgcatatttaaagcCAGTACTCTTGTCAATTTGAGTGCATCTTGGGGTAAGGAAATTTGTCAGATAATTTACAACAAAGTACCACAAGCATATGATCTCTGAACTGTTACTTTGCATAATGCACGTTTTTTGTCCACCTACATACAAGGGGTACATTGTATATTGCGAACCTCCTTGGTTGAGttgcacaatgactcaggattCTCAAACCAATGtgatggttgtgagttcaagtccccacatgaacccccccccccttcccccaacCAccgtataaaagtgaaatactcttcagtaaGGCATAAAATAACAAGCAAagagataagtaaataaattctacCTTAATGCTCCCCATCActatataagttaaatatttctgagtacagtcagcatagaacaccaatcaaccaaataaataagcttTATAATGCTTCAGTTATAACAGAGTATCAACTGGTTACtaaaaattcgaccacaaaggagcatttttggaggcaaataaatgtcataaataacttttacattatcccagtaggatatcatcccacCTTCCAAGCACCTcccaaagcacctttctaaaatcagtaaaactttcagaatctggaaaaatgagtaacagtcatggacgaaattttaggtcatttagggtagttgttaaaggagaagaaaacataaaaatgatgccaaaatcagatgaaaaacttatttacaagtatggtctttaatattttattgatttttttctcaagagaaaagggtatttgaaaatatttttgaatggtgggtatttgggaccagcttttggtatttatcgttgttgcataataaagttctaaataaggatgtgatgcttgtctaataaatttatttcaatgtaaatttgttgttatagatcgaaacatatgcatttaacataaattatgataatatttatgaaaatattaaaaatttaaatatgatccAAAACGAGGTTtgatacatttgttagctgaaaaaaaaacaaattctagtgcaaaaatatttattaaacctgtgtttaacattattaaacaaaaactataaataccgataggtggtcccaaatacccaccatacaaaaattattttcaagtatctttttctccttaaggaaaaatcagaaaaaatattgaagaccacatttaggaaaaCTTTTCGtactctttcatctgagctttatgtcatttttatgttttctccacctttaagctTTTGGCCTAAATATTCCTACATCTATTGTTGGTAAgtgaaaaagttgttttttgaTGCATACAGTTTTTGTTGATCTTTCTTGTCCTGATTACAAGTTGATCATGCAGTGATTACTTCATTTATTCCATCTAAGGAGtctcaatcagtcaatcagtcagttacttgactgagtgaatgagtgcttggtgtttacaTGAAGTCAGGAAATCATTTATATGTTTCCTTGATTCAATCATTTCCTCAGATATGGTATTGGAAGATGTTACAGAATTGTAAGTACACCTTTTGTTTCCTTTTAGACAGTAAAGTTGTGAAGATATTGATAGAATGTTTCTgtgaaaaatcaaatattttatgagaCCTCCGTTTaagaggtggttagcacgccagcgcggcacaatgacctctggagcctcacaccaatgtgagctcacgtccagctcatgctggcttcctgtccgtgtgtcggaaggtctgccagcaacctgtggaaggtTGTGGGTTGCCCCGGGCTTTgttcagttttctcccaccataatgctggctgccagtGAAATAGTACTGAgaacagcgttaaacaccagtgaaataaataaataaataaataaatgaatgaatctaTCAAATATTCTAGACTAATAAGTACTAGATCAAAGTCCTGTGATATAAATTGATGATAAATCTTTCTCCCCGCTTAATGTCCCAAGTACTTGGTTTAGATGGTTTTAGAATGAGTAGATGTGTTTGGCTTCCAGTCACTACATATGACACCTGACATCCCAGGTTCAAACCTGACctttgacagggaatttgttgattttctAGCTCTAACTGTATCTGAGGCCTTGCACGATGACCTTTCTGCTCATGCAACTGACTGCCATCTAcgagtgaaaaatccttgagaataacacaaacaacagtcagataaataagtaaatacaaaataatcagGGTAGTTGATCACTTTGTTCTCCTATTTTCAGTGAAAGCACACCAGAAGGCAGACGGGTTACCAGGTTAGACCAGATTTTGTTAAACGGCAACAACATAACAATGGTGAGTATTCAATTTTTCCGCAAATTTTTGGCTTAATCCTGAATCCGATTACAGCAGTTATCAGTTTGTCCTGatacacaagtagtgttatCTCTAAAACACAGAGATTTGATTGACACTTGATATTTGGACGCTTCATTcaaaaaaacttcacaaaaaaatggtCCCTGTGCTTTAAGGTTTCATGAAATCTAATGCTTGTTGTATCAGTACCCCTATGTTTAGTTGTATGTACACACCGGCCCTGATGGCTCATTttggggcggtagatccagggttgtCACTTTGGCATTGCATTTGCTTGGCATTCAACTTTAAGGGgttagtgcaacaactggttaatcagtacaatggcttgggtggggcggcttatGGCTCACCACTCGGTAAGTTGTGTCAggaaagcagcactagataaaagagcagtggaaatccgtcctgcaacaaggaggcactttTTATGCACTCTTAAGGACTCcgttgttatatgactgaaaaattgactgaagtacaatgttaaaccctaagcactcactttAATATGCACATCTATGAGTGCAAATTGAAATTGTCGGCCTAGATCTTAGGAGGTAAAGATGGCAGAAAAGTTAAAGGATACTGTACCGGAATGTGAATTATggttttaaagggatacagaattgatgctgattggctggcagtggagatagggttttctgggttaaatgttgcagccttggtcatgcttgaataaatgtaacaCGCCTGTAATTCAGTTCAGGCAAGGCAAAGCAAAGCTTCTGTATCTCTTTAAGGAAAGTGAAAAACTTTAtgcaaaaacaaagacaaaaaaaactctCCTTTTTGAGTAAATAAAGTCATCATTGAAATTAATGAGGGGAAGGGGGATCAGCTTAACTTCACCTTAGTGCTTCAGCAAAACTGTAGTTTGGTTCCTCCGAGGATTGTTTCGTGCCTTTCAGTTTGTATATCAGAACACACTGTAGACTGCATGCCAGTAATAAGAAGTGAAAAAACAAAGACTTCATTTGCCCTTTAATGCACACTCTACTCCTgatttaatgaaatatttaatatatcattttttctttattgattttgttttgcagttgGTGCCAGGTGGAGAAGGTCCTGAAGTGTGATCACATTACTTTATCTACACATACAACCATTTTTCACCATCATCATTGAAGAGCAGACCAGGGGAGAGAACTCTGAATGATgtccatgttttttgtttgtcacaCTGATggatttttattgttttttttttgtttttttttttgtttatgtacaaCACATCCACATCTATTATGAATTCCTTATGATATTTTAaggaaaattttgtttataaaactTCTTTATGGCCAAGTAACCTGAATGTGTGATCTTGAGTTAAATATGTAGTCATTCTGCTTTAGGTAAATGTATCTtagattttttctctttttgttaaACTCATCATCCAACTTATTTAACAATGTACAAGGAGATTAAGAGATAAAGGATACAAGGGTTATATaagttgtttgttgttttttaatgaTGGCGAAAAGAAATCAAAAGGTTTTCAGGGACTTTATCACTGTTTCACACATTTCTCAATTTCTGCAATGGGACCCAACATCTACCGAAACAACTTGACCAATCACATTGTGTAGAGCAGCTTGCTAAGTTGTCAAATAATTTCTACCTTGTGATGACCAACAAGGCGAGTTGGTGAAAAACAACAGTAATCTCTGGAATCATTCAGCGAACTCATTTCTTCTTAATTCCTCCATTCATGAAATATTAAGTAAACATCACTTAATATGCTATAATTTTGCtaccacacaaaaataaaattgagtgagagagtgagtgagtgagtgcttggggttgaacgttgtactcaacaatttttcagccatatgacgaggaaggaatcctctgggtgtatgtaatgtgcctccttgcggcaggacagatttccaccgctcttttatttagtgctgcttcactgagatgccttacccaAGGAAATTAAATCGccccacccgaaccattatactgatacgggtcaaccagtcgttgcactattcccttcatgctgaacgccaaatgAGGAAGTCACATCTTcctctgttaaagtcttaggtgtgactcgatcaaggactgatcatggatctaccgctcctgaagcagacgctctaccaactgtgctagccgGGCCAGTAAAAAAACAGTGCAATTTCAATTAAACTTCTGACGATGAATGTAAAGATGCGTTTTCTATAGCTCCCATGCTTTCTGAAAAGTTAAAGAATCACTTTCAGATCTGTTAATTCTTTAAAGATTGATCCTGGATGGCAGGTGGCAGATAAGTCAGTTCTGATTGGGATGCTAGATATTGCGCAAAAGCAAAGTGTTTACTAGTGAAAAAGAATTGACGtactgtgattcttcaaccATCTCAAACACTTaatatttgtctgcaagaattattactacCAGGTTCTTGTGGAAGAGCTTAATATCACAACAACTGCCGTAACATCAACGTATTCCAGCACGACCAAGCTTCCCCGAGGTCCCTTTTCAGTGTTTCAGTGTGattgtacgttaaatgtgatgacaacacagcatattgtgtaattctagaccagtgacgtcaaataaattgcagttgacatcactgcatttttgttgCCTTATTCTGccaaagccatggtgctagggggcgtgtaatttgctgttatttatgcatttacatgaacaattagaataaaaccctgactgaagtaaacttACAAGAAgcctgtcgtcgttgctctggttttattcggtaagtcgtctcagtaaaacagcactagataaaatttgttaaatcctttgttgtgtgatgatttcaatcaacgtcacaagttagtACTGCAAAAAtttgtgtgtcaaggttattccatcaaacgccttcactctgcctttcttaagttttacaatgagtaaaagtctcttgtaagtaaatatggacagagcgtccagaatctctggcccTCTGCTTCCTGATTGTATCTTATTCCGCTGGGCTAGGAGCGATATattcatcgcgttgaattagattgccacttt
This region includes:
- the LOC135464804 gene encoding U6 snRNA-associated Sm-like protein LSm5, translated to MTTFTNPSQLLPLELVDKCIGHRIHIIMKNDKEIVGTLLGFDDFVNMVLEDVTEFESTPEGRRVTRLDQILLNGNNITMLVPGGEGPEV